A window from Photobacterium leiognathi encodes these proteins:
- a CDS encoding cytochrome b/b6 domain-containing protein has product MEGGVFSTLFLWVHIILGILTVVVTLAMISYMLVKQSFRQFFPYLFGDNAILLDDLKQLRHGKLPEPREKGLGNIIQGLGIGALILIEAAALVWLALWLNHSPYANDVREIHKSLTGLIEVYLIGHGGMALLHFFIERKKFA; this is encoded by the coding sequence ATCGAAGGCGGTGTTTTCTCTACCCTCTTCTTATGGGTACATATCATTCTTGGCATACTGACAGTTGTCGTTACGCTGGCAATGATTAGCTATATGTTAGTTAAACAATCATTCCGCCAGTTCTTTCCTTACCTATTTGGCGACAATGCTATTTTACTCGATGATTTAAAACAGCTACGTCACGGTAAATTACCGGAGCCACGAGAAAAAGGCTTAGGTAACATTATTCAAGGTTTAGGTATTGGGGCGTTGATCTTAATTGAAGCTGCAGCATTAGTATGGCTTGCGCTATGGTTAAACCACTCACCTTATGCTAACGATGTGCGAGAAATCCATAAATCGCTAACAGGTCTAATTGAAGTGTATTTGATTGGTCATGGTGGTATGGCACTGCTTCACTTCTTTATTGAACGTAAGAAGTTCGCTTAA
- a CDS encoding MurR/RpiR family transcriptional regulator encodes MTALDKIASLQSQFSPNGQKIAIFVLAQPELVVSLSSQELATAANVSQSSIVKFTQRVGFKGFPAFKMAISEELARHNTIGGNVLNQLPTQPETNNTLASSLSKMAQQKANAIIDTTKAIDVDLLEKIASRLKSATRIQLIGLGSNALVAHDFNDKLLSLGLPVIHSADPSLQSTIAHTLTEQDVLFILSNNSEHQTLQLASHAAKLHGATIVVITTPDDLPLTSLADLTLLMHCEPSLHRIVNQPFTLHLAAQQTLTDILCLAIQE; translated from the coding sequence ATGACTGCACTTGATAAAATCGCCAGCCTACAATCACAATTCTCCCCTAACGGTCAAAAGATTGCGATCTTTGTATTAGCGCAGCCTGAATTGGTGGTGTCGCTTTCTTCTCAAGAATTGGCAACTGCGGCGAATGTCAGCCAATCAAGTATTGTGAAGTTTACCCAGCGAGTTGGGTTTAAAGGCTTTCCCGCTTTCAAAATGGCAATCAGTGAGGAGTTAGCTCGCCATAATACCATTGGTGGCAACGTGCTTAACCAATTGCCTACTCAACCAGAGACTAATAATACGCTTGCTAGTAGTTTAAGCAAAATGGCACAGCAAAAAGCCAATGCGATCATCGATACCACTAAGGCGATAGATGTTGATTTACTTGAGAAAATCGCATCAAGATTAAAATCAGCCACCCGCATTCAGTTAATTGGACTTGGCTCAAATGCATTAGTAGCTCATGATTTTAATGACAAATTACTTTCGTTAGGGCTACCTGTGATCCACAGTGCAGATCCATCACTACAAAGCACTATCGCTCATACGCTAACAGAGCAAGATGTGCTTTTTATCCTTAGCAATAATAGTGAACATCAAACATTACAGTTGGCGTCCCATGCAGCTAAACTTCACGGTGCTACTATCGTTGTGATCACCACGCCTGATGATTTGCCATTAACCAGCCTTGCTGATTTAACCTTGCTGATGCACTGCGAGCCATCGCTACATAGAATCGTCAATCAGCCTTTTACCCTCCACCTTGCAGCACAGCAAACCTTAACCGATATTCTTTGCCTCGCAATACAAGAGTAG
- a CDS encoding AsmA family protein — protein sequence MSSSRIPSAPVSSTDSDHAEQPTPQPPKKNKLKKVAKWTSIALLTPIIAATGMLAYGVKIDLTEHRHDINQWLSSTLDRETTIGGDMSLTLSFSPEIELSDVTITNTEAMKWEPMLKSGYIGAKISVLPLLSHTLKIDYLDLKDTSLHLVKDNQGNPNWMFGKDPQAKPKQSTSSTPFKLALSNNIQADKVAVDYLDQQTGQYTNVYLEQLALTKPDKWLLQAKGNAMGNDYDVSLAGDLESLINEQQGKLDATGSFAGAKLNIDADIHPFHSSTSSKANVKLDWVDTAQLESLLDIDLRHAAPMSLTTQITASSKGISLADIALTSPITSAKGFLDISLAQSDKALNHINGKLNIPLIDLRPWLQPQPPVMYGVGYAAAAPQQSPLQKALDQWLVKTETHLDLSIDEIKGLGTPVNNISLKVEGDKGKLHAPMTANIANVPFRGAADIDATQWTSTVDVKLGAKDSQLGEMAGWISGIPHAKGHLENAQLQLTTQGTKLQDWIDNSQLALNIDKAHLDWGAKASFAIDKAVLTSGMEQPFSSDIQGQIMDIPVKITAKAGTLSDIINHRNWSPSLHFASPVIDIKANGEFVKTNWQKGSWLDLTVHSDDAGKLSPWLGTRASMNGKIDFKGKLTNTGDWLTLDIPTMALMQSQGKVDFKWKQNTKTPFLKLNAQFDTLNFNQLGQFVEREKVPTVEQTVPTQGVNLDMPLLSNKVVIADADVKLGVNKMLWANQQIDDTQFSGQLRGGKLAPAPFSARYAGSLYQGDISLDINNNAIQSQLHLGVNKPNIGQILKQFNVTNDLGMTLDSAKLSLSLSGRTVLELMEQAKVEAQLNGGKLRVADTYTGKAFDVALRQGKFITGPDTATHLTISGKAADKPVNIVIDSVSLKQANDGRKSVPVTLTANVGDIALNAESDVSLPINPQRLNLTFKATTPNLDRFNTFTGLELPPYGPVTVAASLSTDKVGYHLRNMLVQVGSSKLQGKGDFLPPMKGQDRPTVSLDLRAPFIQINDFKVKNWQAWLPKDSKENTEPAKATTADKPVPVLSPEGLNKLNANFKLNVGEVRSGKDWLGAGKLDWTLHNGLLSLNPLHIKLPGGNVDIKGSVKAQKELFDIHLEGLVKNFDYGIIARRIDPKTDMHGKISFKFDLNSLANTPDSLMNNANGFIGFAALPKAFQANLIDLWAVSLADAVLPKFMNKDNSVLNCVAGGFNVKNGNMTQRDLLLDTSRIQVHGAFDASYKNRDFSLYLSPKSKRAQIFSLQTPVEVNGSFEKFHFGVPLSAILETSVRFTTSPVVAPLQWLFEKPIAANGSAECQRIWQGKP from the coding sequence ATGAGTTCATCACGCATTCCATCTGCACCTGTTTCATCAACCGACAGTGATCACGCAGAGCAACCAACACCACAGCCGCCTAAGAAAAATAAATTAAAAAAGGTCGCTAAGTGGACATCCATCGCTTTACTCACGCCAATCATTGCAGCAACAGGTATGCTAGCTTACGGCGTTAAGATTGATTTAACCGAGCACCGACATGATATCAACCAATGGTTAAGTTCTACGTTAGATCGCGAAACAACCATTGGTGGTGACATGTCACTGACCTTATCGTTTAGCCCTGAAATTGAGCTTAGCGATGTCACCATTACGAATACCGAAGCCATGAAATGGGAACCGATGCTGAAATCGGGATATATTGGCGCGAAGATTTCGGTATTACCGCTGCTCTCTCACACACTAAAAATCGATTATCTTGATCTCAAAGATACTTCCCTACATTTGGTCAAAGATAACCAAGGCAATCCAAACTGGATGTTTGGCAAAGATCCGCAAGCTAAGCCTAAGCAATCAACCAGCTCTACCCCATTTAAGTTAGCGCTAAGTAACAATATTCAGGCGGATAAAGTTGCCGTTGATTACTTAGATCAACAAACAGGGCAATACACCAATGTGTACTTAGAGCAATTAGCATTAACCAAACCAGATAAATGGCTATTACAAGCCAAAGGTAATGCAATGGGGAATGACTATGATGTCTCACTGGCTGGTGATTTAGAATCACTGATCAATGAGCAACAAGGCAAACTCGATGCTACGGGCAGTTTTGCAGGAGCAAAGCTCAATATTGATGCCGATATTCATCCATTCCACAGTAGTACGTCGTCAAAAGCCAACGTAAAACTCGATTGGGTTGATACTGCACAACTGGAATCTCTACTTGATATTGATTTACGTCATGCGGCACCGATGTCGCTGACAACGCAGATCACCGCATCTAGCAAAGGAATTTCACTGGCTGATATTGCGTTAACTAGCCCAATTACGTCAGCGAAAGGTTTCCTTGATATATCTCTGGCGCAAAGCGACAAAGCGCTTAATCACATTAACGGTAAACTCAACATTCCATTGATTGATTTGCGCCCATGGCTACAGCCTCAGCCACCTGTGATGTACGGTGTTGGTTATGCAGCCGCAGCTCCACAACAATCACCACTGCAAAAAGCACTTGATCAATGGTTAGTGAAAACCGAGACCCATCTTGATCTATCTATCGATGAGATCAAAGGCTTAGGCACGCCTGTCAATAACATCTCACTAAAAGTGGAAGGTGATAAAGGTAAACTTCATGCCCCAATGACCGCCAATATTGCCAATGTACCGTTTCGTGGTGCAGCCGATATTGATGCCACTCAATGGACATCAACCGTTGATGTTAAATTGGGGGCGAAAGATTCTCAGTTAGGTGAAATGGCAGGTTGGATTTCAGGCATTCCTCATGCAAAAGGACACCTTGAAAATGCCCAGTTACAGCTGACAACCCAAGGCACTAAACTTCAAGATTGGATTGATAACAGCCAGCTCGCGCTTAATATCGATAAAGCGCATCTTGATTGGGGAGCAAAAGCCTCGTTTGCCATCGATAAAGCAGTATTAACCTCAGGCATGGAACAACCTTTTAGCTCTGACATTCAAGGTCAGATCATGGATATTCCCGTTAAGATCACCGCTAAAGCAGGCACATTATCCGACATTATTAATCATCGTAATTGGAGCCCATCGCTACACTTTGCTAGCCCAGTGATCGATATTAAAGCCAACGGTGAATTCGTAAAAACTAACTGGCAAAAAGGCAGTTGGTTAGATTTAACCGTGCACAGTGATGATGCAGGTAAGCTGAGTCCGTGGCTCGGCACACGTGCATCAATGAATGGCAAAATCGATTTTAAAGGTAAGCTAACCAATACTGGTGATTGGCTGACATTAGATATCCCGACCATGGCATTAATGCAAAGCCAAGGTAAAGTCGATTTTAAGTGGAAACAAAACACTAAAACGCCATTCTTAAAGCTCAATGCACAGTTTGATACTTTAAATTTCAATCAACTTGGACAATTTGTTGAACGCGAAAAAGTACCAACTGTTGAGCAAACCGTGCCAACACAAGGCGTAAACCTTGATATGCCATTACTTAGCAACAAAGTTGTGATTGCTGATGCTGATGTAAAACTTGGCGTGAATAAGATGCTATGGGCTAATCAGCAAATTGATGATACCCAATTTAGCGGTCAGCTTCGTGGCGGTAAATTAGCACCCGCTCCATTTAGTGCACGTTACGCTGGTAGTTTATATCAAGGTGATATTTCACTGGATATCAATAATAACGCTATCCAATCCCAGCTACATTTAGGGGTAAACAAGCCAAATATTGGTCAGATCTTAAAGCAATTCAACGTAACTAATGATCTTGGTATGACACTCGATAGCGCTAAATTATCTTTGTCATTATCTGGTCGTACTGTGCTTGAGTTGATGGAGCAAGCCAAAGTCGAAGCACAATTAAACGGTGGTAAGTTGCGTGTTGCCGATACTTATACAGGCAAAGCATTTGATGTTGCACTTCGTCAAGGTAAGTTTATTACAGGTCCCGATACCGCCACTCACTTAACCATTTCAGGTAAAGCTGCTGATAAACCAGTTAACATCGTGATTGATTCAGTCTCACTGAAGCAAGCCAATGATGGACGCAAATCCGTGCCAGTGACATTGACAGCAAATGTGGGTGACATTGCACTCAATGCTGAATCCGATGTATCACTTCCAATTAATCCACAAAGACTAAATTTAACTTTTAAAGCGACAACACCTAACCTAGATCGCTTCAATACATTTACTGGGCTAGAGCTGCCGCCTTATGGTCCTGTGACTGTTGCTGCTTCACTTTCAACCGATAAAGTCGGGTACCACTTGCGTAATATGCTGGTTCAAGTTGGCAGCAGTAAATTACAAGGTAAAGGTGATTTCTTACCGCCAATGAAAGGTCAAGATCGCCCAACTGTTTCGTTAGATCTTCGTGCGCCATTCATTCAAATTAACGATTTTAAAGTTAAAAATTGGCAAGCATGGTTACCTAAAGACAGCAAAGAAAATACTGAGCCAGCTAAAGCAACAACAGCAGATAAACCAGTACCTGTGCTTAGCCCTGAAGGTCTAAATAAGCTAAATGCTAATTTCAAACTTAATGTTGGAGAAGTTCGTTCAGGGAAAGACTGGTTAGGGGCAGGAAAATTAGACTGGACGTTACATAACGGCTTACTGAGTTTAAATCCGCTACATATCAAACTTCCGGGTGGTAATGTTGATATTAAAGGCTCAGTGAAAGCACAAAAAGAGTTGTTTGATATTCATTTAGAAGGCTTAGTGAAAAACTTCGATTACGGCATTATTGCTCGCCGTATTGATCCTAAAACAGATATGCATGGCAAAATTAGCTTTAAGTTTGATTTAAACAGCTTGGCAAATACGCCAGATAGTTTAATGAATAACGCTAATGGCTTTATTGGTTTTGCAGCATTACCAAAAGCTTTCCAAGCGAACTTAATTGATCTTTGGGCGGTGAGCTTAGCCGATGCAGTGTTACCTAAGTTTATGAATAAAGATAACTCGGTATTAAACTGTGTTGCAGGTGGCTTTAATGTCAAAAATGGCAATATGACCCAGCGTGATCTACTGCTCGATACCTCACGAATTCAAGTTCATGGTGCATTTGATGCTAGCTATAAAAATCGTGATTTCAGCCTGTACTTATCGCCAAAATCAAAACGAGCACAAATTTTCAGCCTACAAACCCCTGTTGAGGTAAATGGTAGTTTTGAAAAATTCCATTTCGGTGTACCGCTATCAGCAATACTCGAAACCTCAGTACGCTTTACTACCAGCCCAGTAGTAGCACCACTGCAATGGTTATTTGAAAAGCCTATTGCAGCCAATGGCTCTGCTGAATGTCAGCGTATTTGGCAAGGTAAGCCTTAA
- the mltC gene encoding membrane-bound lytic murein transglycosylase MltC encodes MKKAWLIMIAGLIATGCSSSSQPECIYNCTPTYPNNGNNNHGGGINTGNMTNEQAIKALMAYLATQAKKQWGDDEFLQAGKHRYVKYFDGYRTRAHIDFDSGKIYVSTVAQYAPEATLKKAIEETLLMPADPSQVDLFSDKSIPLNGKPFLLGQVKDHDNQDIQWPWRAGRFADYLIENKLRTKPLKRGTAYYVEIDMVSDHLEQREYQYADLIKRASRQYGISEDLIYAVVKTESSFNPFAVSHAGAYGLMQVIPKTAGADVFKLVKNKPGIPTKDYLFDPANNIDTGTAYLHILQTRYLRDVRNPTTKHYSMISAYNSGTGGVLSTFDSDRQRAMDKLNQLQPNQAYWALTNKHPKLEARRYLEKVLNFQKEFQSL; translated from the coding sequence ATGAAAAAAGCTTGGCTCATTATGATCGCTGGTTTAATTGCCACAGGATGTTCATCCTCAAGCCAACCCGAGTGTATCTATAACTGCACTCCCACTTACCCTAATAACGGTAATAACAATCATGGCGGTGGCATCAATACTGGTAATATGACTAATGAGCAAGCGATTAAAGCATTAATGGCTTACCTTGCAACCCAAGCGAAAAAACAATGGGGTGATGATGAATTTCTTCAAGCAGGTAAACACCGTTATGTGAAGTATTTCGATGGCTATCGTACGCGTGCACACATTGATTTTGATAGCGGCAAAATTTACGTTTCCACTGTTGCTCAATACGCACCAGAAGCCACGCTAAAAAAAGCAATTGAAGAAACCTTGCTGATGCCAGCCGATCCTTCTCAGGTTGATTTATTCAGTGATAAGTCCATTCCACTGAACGGTAAGCCTTTCCTACTTGGGCAAGTTAAAGATCATGATAACCAAGATATTCAATGGCCGTGGCGTGCTGGACGTTTCGCAGATTATTTAATTGAAAATAAGCTACGCACCAAACCACTCAAACGTGGCACCGCTTACTACGTTGAAATAGATATGGTGAGCGATCACCTTGAGCAACGTGAATACCAATATGCTGATTTAATTAAGCGTGCTTCTCGCCAATACGGTATTTCAGAAGATCTGATCTATGCAGTGGTAAAAACAGAAAGTAGCTTTAACCCGTTTGCTGTCAGCCACGCTGGGGCTTATGGTTTGATGCAGGTTATTCCAAAAACAGCGGGGGCTGATGTCTTTAAACTGGTGAAGAACAAACCGGGGATACCGACCAAAGACTACCTGTTTGATCCGGCTAACAACATTGATACGGGTACAGCGTATTTGCACATTTTACAAACCCGCTATTTAAGGGATGTGCGAAATCCAACCACTAAGCATTACAGTATGATTTCCGCTTATAACAGTGGTACAGGTGGCGTGTTATCAACCTTTGATTCAGATAGACAGCGCGCAATGGATAAGCTCAATCAATTACAACCGAATCAAGCCTATTGGGCGCTCACGAATAAGCATCCCAAACTTGAAGCTCGTCGTTATCTTGAAAAAGTACTCAATTTCCAAAAAGAATTTCAGTCACTTTAA
- the murQ gene encoding N-acetylmuramic acid 6-phosphate etherase, whose amino-acid sequence MKIDLTQLVTESRNTASQNIDMLSTVDMLQVINNEDKKVALAVEQVLPEIAQVVDAIAIAFQQGGRLIYAGAGTSGRLGILDASECPPTYGSKPEQVVGLIAGGHQAILKAVENAEDNREMGAQDLIDLNFTEKDVLVGIVASGRTPYVMGAMEYAKSQNAMVACISCNPQSPMAALADVAITPVVGAEVVTGSSRMKAGTAQKLVLNMLTTGAMIRVGKVYGNLMVDVEATNAKLVERQKNIVMQATECSREEAEQALTQCNGHCKTAIVMILAGVDAQTAADLLAKNNGFTRQAIQA is encoded by the coding sequence TTGAAGATTGATCTTACCCAATTAGTCACTGAAAGCCGCAATACTGCTAGCCAAAATATCGATATGTTATCGACAGTAGATATGTTACAGGTGATCAATAATGAAGATAAAAAAGTCGCACTCGCGGTAGAGCAGGTGTTACCTGAAATTGCTCAAGTAGTTGATGCGATTGCGATAGCATTTCAGCAAGGTGGGCGTTTAATTTATGCAGGCGCTGGCACATCTGGCCGTTTAGGTATTTTAGATGCAAGTGAGTGTCCACCTACTTACGGTAGCAAGCCAGAGCAAGTGGTCGGCTTAATTGCTGGTGGTCATCAAGCAATTTTAAAAGCGGTTGAAAACGCAGAAGATAATCGTGAAATGGGTGCGCAAGATCTGATTGATCTTAATTTTACTGAAAAAGATGTGTTAGTTGGTATTGTTGCCAGTGGTCGTACACCTTATGTCATGGGGGCAATGGAATATGCAAAATCACAAAACGCGATGGTCGCTTGCATTAGCTGTAATCCACAAAGCCCAATGGCAGCACTGGCTGATGTGGCGATCACCCCTGTGGTGGGCGCTGAAGTCGTAACGGGTTCTTCGCGCATGAAAGCAGGCACAGCACAAAAGTTAGTACTAAATATGCTGACAACGGGAGCCATGATCCGTGTCGGTAAAGTGTATGGCAATTTAATGGTGGATGTTGAAGCGACCAACGCCAAATTGGTTGAACGTCAGAAAAACATTGTGATGCAAGCAACTGAATGTAGCCGTGAAGAAGCAGAGCAAGCACTTACTCAATGTAATGGTCACTGTAAAACAGCGATTGTAATGATCCTTGCAGGTGTAGATGCTCAAACAGCCGCAGACTTATTAGCGAAAAATAACGGTTTTACACGCCAAGCGATCCAAGCTTAA
- a CDS encoding TerC family protein — MLDLFLQPEAMMIFATLFALEVVLGVDNIVFISVLCERLPEHQRKLARNLGIALAVAARIGLVFSISWVMSLTQPLFSIARAPFSGRDLIMIGGGAFLLAKSLKELWMCFSDDHHQEASKVRAGIALVLLQIVAVDAVFSMDSVITAVGMTSEVPLMVAAILASAVVMVLCAEKINDYVSRYPGFKTLALLFLVMLGAMLMAEGFEIHFNKGYVYFAMAFGLLIETCHILLKKRNQKVFRRIYLQQCGWAVKVK, encoded by the coding sequence ATGTTAGATCTTTTCCTTCAACCTGAAGCGATGATGATATTTGCCACCTTATTTGCCCTTGAAGTGGTATTAGGCGTGGATAATATTGTTTTCATCTCTGTGCTTTGTGAACGATTACCTGAACATCAACGTAAATTGGCGCGAAACCTAGGTATTGCATTGGCTGTTGCTGCGCGTATCGGTCTGGTATTCTCGATCAGCTGGGTAATGTCACTAACGCAACCATTATTCTCTATCGCCAGGGCTCCGTTCTCGGGCCGTGATTTGATCATGATTGGTGGTGGTGCATTCTTGTTAGCGAAAAGTTTAAAAGAACTATGGATGTGTTTCTCTGATGATCATCATCAAGAAGCAAGTAAAGTTCGCGCAGGTATCGCTTTAGTCTTATTGCAGATTGTTGCCGTTGATGCGGTGTTCTCGATGGACTCGGTGATCACAGCGGTAGGCATGACAAGCGAAGTACCATTGATGGTAGCAGCTATATTGGCATCAGCTGTTGTGATGGTGCTGTGTGCTGAGAAGATCAACGATTATGTTTCTCGTTACCCTGGCTTTAAAACCTTAGCATTGCTATTCCTTGTAATGTTAGGTGCAATGTTGATGGCAGAAGGTTTTGAGATCCATTTCAATAAGGGATATGTGTATTTTGCTATGGCGTTTGGTTTATTAATCGAAACTTGTCATATCTTATTGAAGAAGCGCAATCAGAAAGTGTTTCGTCGAATCTACCTACAACAATGTGGTTGGGCTGTAAAAGTGAAATAA
- the norR gene encoding nitric oxide reductase transcriptional regulator NorR: MRVNVDKVLLNIALNLSAHLATDEHYQTLIDGVEAVFPCDASALFVLDHHGFLTPVAVKGLSAAVLGRRFFPKAHPRLATIMASKQPVRFDAHSELPNPFDGLLLNEEVSIDVHDCLGCSLYVDEQLVGVLTLDSLTVGAFDDIDSVAIETFAALAAATVRNIAQFNALKLQNKKQQSLNKTLIQQARSQQNEMIGFSPEMAQLKTNISTVAQSDYAVLISGETGTGKELVAHAIHAQSHRADKAMIYVNCAALPENLAESELFAHVKGAFTGANSHRASKFELADGGTLFLDEIGELPLLLQAKLLRVLQQGYVQRVGSDKHHHVDVRIIAATNRNLAQEITLGSFRADLYHRLNVFPIAVPPLRQRLSDIPVLAGYLLEKVRLQFNVPNLHINPKALRSLENQPWLGNIRELEHSLTRAALRAIQEGQQTITLVHFDNEFSSIDVKNTSNLFPEHSQSMRELVESYQKQLIHHSYEKMDKNWSKAAQFLQMDRGNLYRMGKKFQIH; the protein is encoded by the coding sequence ATGCGAGTAAATGTCGATAAGGTTCTTCTCAATATTGCCTTAAACCTGAGTGCTCATCTAGCAACTGATGAGCATTATCAAACCCTCATCGATGGCGTAGAAGCCGTCTTTCCCTGTGATGCCAGCGCACTGTTTGTACTCGATCACCACGGCTTTTTGACGCCTGTTGCAGTGAAAGGTTTATCTGCCGCAGTTTTAGGCCGTCGCTTCTTTCCTAAAGCGCATCCCCGCTTAGCAACCATCATGGCAAGCAAGCAACCTGTTCGCTTTGATGCCCATTCAGAACTTCCCAATCCTTTTGACGGTTTGTTATTAAATGAAGAAGTCAGTATTGATGTTCATGACTGCTTAGGCTGTAGCTTATATGTTGATGAACAGTTAGTTGGCGTGCTGACCTTAGACTCATTAACGGTTGGTGCTTTTGATGATATTGATAGCGTCGCCATTGAGACATTTGCCGCTCTTGCTGCTGCGACCGTTCGTAATATCGCGCAATTTAATGCATTAAAGTTACAAAACAAAAAACAGCAATCACTCAATAAAACCTTGATCCAACAAGCACGTTCCCAACAAAACGAAATGATTGGTTTTAGCCCTGAAATGGCACAGCTTAAAACCAATATATCAACTGTTGCTCAATCTGATTATGCCGTACTAATAAGCGGTGAAACCGGTACAGGTAAAGAGTTAGTTGCCCATGCTATTCACGCGCAATCCCATCGTGCTGATAAAGCCATGATTTATGTAAATTGTGCAGCTCTACCTGAAAACTTGGCAGAAAGTGAATTATTTGCTCATGTCAAAGGGGCATTTACTGGTGCTAATAGTCATCGAGCAAGCAAGTTTGAGTTAGCCGATGGTGGCACACTGTTTTTAGATGAAATCGGTGAGCTTCCTCTACTACTACAAGCAAAACTATTACGTGTTCTTCAACAAGGTTATGTTCAACGGGTCGGTAGTGATAAACATCATCATGTTGATGTACGGATCATCGCAGCCACTAACCGCAATCTAGCGCAAGAAATCACACTCGGTAGCTTTCGAGCCGATCTTTATCATCGTCTCAATGTTTTTCCGATAGCTGTTCCACCGCTTCGCCAACGACTCAGTGATATTCCGGTACTGGCTGGCTATTTATTGGAAAAAGTCCGACTACAATTTAATGTGCCTAACCTTCACATCAACCCTAAGGCATTGCGTTCTCTAGAAAACCAGCCATGGCTCGGTAATATTCGAGAGTTAGAGCACAGCCTTACGCGTGCGGCACTTAGAGCCATTCAAGAAGGGCAACAGACCATTACTTTAGTGCACTTTGACAATGAATTTAGCTCTATTGATGTAAAAAACACATCAAACCTATTTCCTGAACATTCTCAATCAATGCGTGAACTTGTAGAGAGCTATCAAAAACAGTTAATTCACCATAGCTATGAAAAAATGGATAAAAACTGGTCAAAGGCAGCACAATTTTTACAAATGGATCGTGGTAATTTGTACCGTATGGGGAAAAAATTTCAGATCCATTAA